Within Coffea arabica cultivar ET-39 chromosome 4e, Coffea Arabica ET-39 HiFi, whole genome shotgun sequence, the genomic segment ATAAGAAGGCTCTCAAATCAACACAATAGAATGACATTACCATAGGCTTGCTCATATATCATATCGCCACCACTTACTTATGAATTTAAATGCAGCAATCAAGGGACTTTACAAGGTTGTAATGGGGCTGGGGTGAGAAGGTAGAATGAAAAGGGTTCAAAGAGTGTAAAAATATAAAGAGAATGCTCAGAAATTCATTACACAGATTCTTGCACATTTGAAGCTTCACGGCACCTCAACAACCGTACAAGTGAAGTAAAAATTGGCCCTCGCCACAACCttcgccttttttttttcttcttcttattcatCTATTgctcctctctttttctttctctttttttttcttcttttctttttttcttcaataaGTTCCAACACCATAAAAATCAACTCCACTTGTTGATTTCTTgcacttctttttttcttcttttcacatttttcattttttctcttttttttctatttttttctcataTATACACGTAATGCCTCTCGAATAATACTCCAAATTTCTATGTAATGAAATCAAAGCACTTCTTTACACGAGGTTCAAAAAGAAAGTCTAAAAAGAGGTTTTACGGTTAAAATCTAGGGTCTCAAGTGAAGAATAAGGGTTAAGGCTCAACTTGGCTCCCTAATGGTAAATAAACTAAGGGTTGGTTTTTAAGAAAGTCCAAAAATGGCTCAATCCTAGGTGCCCTATCATTTTAATgcattaaactcatttaaatgtgGTCTTGATATGCATAAccgagcaagttctagaatgacaaaCCATGTGCAATAACCACTCAAACAAATGAAAAAGTAGgcccaaaaatcacacaaaaggTCAAATTTATGTCAAGTCCAGCAtattcatcaatcaattcatcATCAAGGAAAATGAAAAGTCCAATGGAATGAACTTACTACTCATGCCCATATCTCAATTGCATTCATCACTGTTGAAAGAAAAGAACTACTAAGGCAAAGGAAATGCACatcaaacaactaaaaactcCATTAAAAGCATAGTTAACCctccccacacctaaaccttacattgcccccaatgtaagcaaataaagagAAAAACCGAGATAAAAGGGCAACGACACTTTCCTAAACGGAGGAGGGCATAAGTGAACTAAGGCCGTGGAGGGAATGGCGGCTGGAAACCCACGTGGTGGAGGTACTACGCCAAATTCTGGGCCATTCCGGCCATTTGAAGCTCCATCCGCTCCATACGAGTGTCCATGTGCTGCATCTGCAACCGAAGGGCTGCAAATTGGCTATCGGCGGAGGAAGACGGTGGTGGGGCCGAAGAGGATGGTCCAGGGGCATCCGTGGAAGGACCACCGGCCTCCGAAGCGGTGGATTTGGAAGCTTTGCGCTTCGGAGCAACATAAATTGGCCCCGGGGGGGCGAACTGAAAAATGCCATTCACCTGTTGCACAAGACCCATTTTTTCCAAGCAAACTAAATCTAGGGGTTCCATAGTACATACCTGATGCAAATTATGATTATTCAAGTCCAAAACCCCAAGATTTACAGCCAATTGAGTGATAAATGAGTCCAAGATTAATGGTTTATGCTTCTTACTTAGGACAGTTCGGAGGTGGAGGGCAAACCAGCAACCCAAATTGACCTTAGTCCGAGTAACCATGCACCAAATGAAATAGAATTCAGGTTTGGTCAAAGTACCCAAACTATCCTTTCTACCAGAGAAACTGTAAACCATAAACCTATGTAAATAACGGTAAGTGGGGTTCTTAAGAAAAGATGCCTTAGACTGGCTGGGGTCATAGTTCTGTCGGTCAACCGACAATTCTCTCCAATAACCAATGTTATGAGAGAAAAATGGCTCCGTGTATTCGCACGGACTGTGCATATACTCCTCACTCTGGGAGTGGGGAATGTCAATGAACCCAAGGGCCAAATTAAATTCAGTGATAGATTGGGTGAACTCTCTACCCATTAACCTAAACCGCACTATCCCAGGAGTGGTAACAGAGAATTCGTCAGGGATATTAAATTCAAAAGTGGCATAAAATTTCCAAGTTAACTCAGTAAAGGCAGGCAAAATGATAGCAGCATAGCGGGTCCAACCTATGTCGGCTAGATGCTTTGTGACCTCATCCCTAAGATTCAGTTGATCAAGTTTAGGGCCGTGGATATATTTACAAGGAATTATCTTCCTTGTGCAAGCCGAGGCGTACCGCTCCTTGTCGGCAACCCGGATAAAGGTCAAGTGACCGCCAAAGTGGGCCGGAGAGGAGATATGAACCTCCCTATTCCGTCCAAGGCGGGTCCGGGGCCCTCCCGGACCAGTTGATGGAGCAGGTCCACCCAAAGGGACCGTAGGCCGTGGGGTAGAGGTGGATGGTTTATTCTTGCCTTTATTCTTGGGTTTGGTTATTTGGTCTGTTGGGCAGGGGAAATGTGCTAGAAATATGTGAACAGGCAGCCAACAAGGTAGGGTTCACCAATTACAGCTCCCAAACACCAACAATCAGGGAAATAAGCAACAAACTCCCAAAAACAAATTAACAAATGAAAACAGCAAAAACTCCCCGAAAAACTAATTAAACATGCAATCTGAGTGAAAACTTCCCCCAAATGCCACTGGTTGAGCACCAAATTTAGCAGATAGTCAACAATCAACCACAGATATACCACAGCACCCAAACAAGCACAAAATTTCTGTCCTCAGCTAGCAAGTCAACAATCTGGCCTCAGCAAAGAAATTCAAATCTGGCATCAGCTAATAAAAGTTAGtaatctggcctcagctaaCTAATGacagaaaattaaagaagaGATCACCGGAGGGGTTTTGGCAACAACAGCAGGTACAGTGGAAGAGGCAGAAGCGACGCGCGTGGGCTAAGACGCAGAAGGGCGCTCGACTGCTGCTGCTACTTGCTGGGCTTGTCTGGTGAAGTCGTTGAGGAAGCGCAGAGGAGATCGCGCGCCTGATGGGCTCGGCTAGAGGCCCGAGCTACTGGCTTGGAGTGCGCGGAGGGCGCCTGGGGCGCGCGGGCTGGGCTTGGGCTCGTGCTGTCCTGGTGCTGGGATGGCAGGCGCGCAGGTGCGTCTGCATTGCTACTCAGCTCGTACGGGGCAGTGGTGGATGACGCGCGAGGTGGGCGCGAGCTCGCCTGGGCGCTGAGGCGCTGGCGCGCGCTGGTCGTGCTGGCTGAAGGAGGTGCTCTGCTGGCGGCTGTGGGCTCGGCTAGAGGCGCGCGTTGGGCTGGAGCTCGAGGAGGGCGCGCTAGCAGGAGCTGTACTCGGTGGTCTTGGAGCTGCGGCGTGCGCCGGCTGCGAGGAGTGGCAGCAGCGAAGGGCGGCGGGCAGGATGCTGCGACggccaaaagaaagaagaaggagaaagaaaagaaagaagaaaggaagaagaaagaggaaaagaaaaagaaaagagagaagaagggAACAAGTAGGGCTTCGAGGCCCTTGCCaacgttttttttttaattaatatttattatatttttttttgttttaaaaaaattttttttattttttttatttttttatatacttttttttttatataaatatagaCAACAAAGAACCTGTGTCTTAGGCGTAGGCACGCCTAACTGCTCTCTAGTCTTCTGACCAATTTCCGGAAATTGAGTTCCTTAGGcttgaccacctggcgtgggcacgcctaactactGTAGAGTCTTCTGACCGCAGACTGGAATTGTCTTCCCTTAAGCGTGACCACCTGGCATGGGCACGATTAACTGTTATAGAGTCTTCTGACCATCGCCTTTCAACTCTTTTCCTTAGACGTGACTACttagcgtgggcacgtctaactgccaACCTCCTGCCACAAAACAACAAACTATGAAATGACACCAAAACTTAACAAAAACTTCATAAATGtatgaaaactaaaacaaatagccttgggttgcctcccaagtagcgcctttctttaacgtctttggctagacatgacCGAAACCCTCAAGCAAGACAAATTGGATTCTTGAGGTGTACAACTTCTATTTCTTCAACAGAGAATCCTTCATAATAAGGTTTGAGACGATGACCGTTTACCACGAACTTCTTCTCCATCTTTAAACTTTGGATCTCCACTGCACCACAATGAAATACATTAGAAACGACAAATggaccaatccaacgagaacgcaACTTACCGGAAAAAAGTTTAAGTCTCGAGTGATACAAGAGGACTTTTTGCCCCACTACAAAATATTTCCTTGAAACTTGCTGATCATGGAAGATTTTACTCTTTTCTTTGTAGATTGTGGCGTTCTCGTACGCCTCATTCCTAATCTCTTCCAGTTCTTGGAGCTGCAATTTCCTTTGGACCCCTGCTTCTTCTAAGTCCATGTTACACTGCTTCACTGCTCAAAACGCCTTGTGTTCGAACTCCACAGGAAGATGACAAGCCTTTCCAAAGACTAATCTATACGGGGACATCCCAATCGGCATCTTATACGCGGTGCGGTATGCCCATAATGTATCTTCTAACCTCAAACTCCAATCTTTCCTATCGGGCCGCACCATCTTCTCCAATATTGATTTAATCTCCCTATTTGACACTTCGGCTTGGCCATTTGTCTGCGGGTGATACAGTGCGGATACCTTGTGAAGTACGTCGTATTTTCGGAATAGGGCAGTGATAGTCTTATTGCAAAAGTGTGTCCCCCTATCACTTACCACAGCTCTTGGCATTCCAAAGCggacaaaaatattagattttAAAAACTCTGCAACCACTCTAGAATCGTTAGTACGGGTAGTTTTCGCTTCCACCCACTTAGAGACATAATCAACCGCAAGTAAGATATATAAGAAACCAAAAGATGATGGAAAAGGACTCATAAAATCTATTCCCCatacatcaaaaatttcaacaaacaacATAGGGGTTTGAAGCATTTGGTCCTTACTAAAAATATTTCCCACCCTTTGACACCTATCACAGGATTTGCAAAATAAGTTTGCATCTTTAAAAAAAGTGGGCCAGTAAAAGCCACTCTCCAACACTTTGCGAGCGGTTCACTTGGGCCCAAAATGCCCTCCACATGCAAACGaatgacagaaatttaaaatggaatGGAATTCACCTGCACTTACACACCTTCTTAGCACTTGATCTGAACATTGTCTCCAAAGGTAGGGGTCATCCCAAATGTAGTATTTGGCATCACTCTTTAACTTGTCTCTCCTAACCTTTGGCAAACCTACAGGCAATTGATTAGTCACTAAGAAATTTACTATATCAGCATACCAGGGTGCCGGCGAATTAACGACAAGTAATTGTTCCTCTGGGAACGTCTCTCTcaatggttgctcctccttatgCGCAAGCAAGCGGCTCAAGTGATCAGCAACTAAGTTCTCTGCCCCACTTTTATCTTTTATCTCCAAGTTGAACTCTTGGAGGAGCAGGATCCATTTGATGAGTCTTggttttgcatccttcttcGTCATCAAGTACCTTAAGGCTGCATGGTCAGAGAAAACTGTTACTTTTGCACCTAACAAATAAGgtctaaaattttctaatgcAAAGGTTACAGCTAGCAATTCTTTCTCTGTTGTAGAGTAATTGAGCTGAGCTCCATTCAACGCCTTTGATGCATAGTAGATTGCATGTGCCACCCTGCCAATTCTTTGTCCCAACACAGCTCCCACTGCGTAGTCACTTGCGTCACACATTATTTCGCATGGGAGGCTCCAGTCTGGAGGTTGAATGACAGGTGGTGAGGTTAATGATTCCCTCAATTTGTCAAATGCTATCTTGCACTCCTCGATAAAGTCAAATGCTACATCCTTTTGCAACAGTTTGAACAGGGGTGCTCCAATTTTGGAGAATTCTTTGATGAATCTCCTATAGAACCCTACATGACCCAAAAAGGAGCGCACTTCCCGTACACTTACGGGGTAAGGTAAAGCAGAAATAATATCGACCTTTGCTTTATCTACTTCTATTTTCCTAGCCGACACTTCATGTCCTAAGACAATACCATACTCtaccataaaatggcatttctcccaattaagaactaaatTCGTTTCTATGcatcttttcaaaattaaagATAAATTATCAAGGCATTCATCAAAACTATCCCCATAcacactaaaatcatccatgaacacctcaataatcttttctacatATTCGGAAAAGATACTCACCATGCACCTTTGAAAAGTCGCTGGAGCATTGCAGAGGCCGAAAGGCATCCTCCGGTAGGCAAACGTACCAAAAGGGCAGGTAAAAATAGTTTTCTCCTGGTCCTCCGGTGCTATCGCGATCTGAAAATAATCAGAGAAACCATCAAGAAAGCAGTAATAGACACGACCAGCTAACCTCTCTATCATCTGATCAATGAAAGGTAGAGGGAAGTGGTCCTTCTTCGTCACGGCATTCAGACGCCGGTAGTCAATGCACTGACGCCATCCCGTGGGTTTTCTCACTGGGACCATCTCGCCTCCCTGGTTCTCTTCTACGGTTACTCCCGTCTTTTTCGGGACTACCTGGACCGGGCTAACTCATGGACTGTCTGAGATGGCGAAAATGATTCCTACTTCCAGTAGTTTAAGTATATCCTTCTTTACCACTTCCATCATTAGTAGGTTCAATATCTGTTGCGCCTGTCTTACCGGCTTTGCATCATCCTCAAGCCGGATCCGATGCATGCACAAGGAGGGGCTAATTCCCTTGATGTCTGCTATGCTCCACCCAATCGCCTCCTTATGATCTCGAAGAAGACGAATAAGGTTGTCTTCTTGCCTTGGTGACAGGTGAGAAGATATGATGACTGGTAGCGTCTCATTGTCTCCGAGAAATGCATACTTCAAGTGCTTTGGGAGAGGCTTGAGCTCCAACTCAGGTGCCTGCACAACAGAAGGCAACAATTTCGCCTGAGTTTCCGATATAAAGAGAAAAGTAAGCTCATACCTTGGAGAAAGTGATGGGAGCGAATGCAGTGCTTCAACTGCTCGGTATAACTCATCACTTATTTCTACATCAAGAGTTGCTCCCATCTCAAGATGTCTGGCCAATGCCACTGCCAGTGCATCATCCCCATCCAATTCAAATGTGTCCTGTATAAGGGGTTCAATAACACTCAAAGCAAAAACAGAGTTAGCCTCATCCGGGTATTTCATCGCATCAAAGATAttgaaatttacaatttcacCATCAAACTCCATCGACAAAGTACCCTCATTCACATCTATTTTTGTCCTAGCAGTGCTTAAAAATGGTCTACCTAGCAAAATAGGTGACGGATTTAATGACCTCTCATCCCCCATATCTAGGACATAAAAATTTGTAGGAAAGACTAACTCATTGACCTGTACCAAAGCATCTTCAACTAACCCCTCTGGGTAAGCGTTGGTACGGTCTGCTAGTTGGATTATAATATCCGTGCCTTTTAATGGCCCAAGATTAAAGGAGACATAAATTGTCTTAGGCATAACATTAATTGACGCCCCCAAATCCAACATCGCTTTCCTAATTGGGGTACCTCCTATTTTGTAGGGAATGGTGAACATACCTAGGTCTCCACAATTTGGTGGGAGTTTCTTTTGGAGTATAGATGACACGTTTTCTCCCACCGCTACTCTTTCGTCACCCCTTAGCTTCCTTTTGTGGGTGCACAAATCTTTCAAAAACTTGGCGTACTTCGATATCTGCTTGATTGCATCCAGCAAGGGGATGTTGATCTCCACTTTTCGAAACACATCCAAaacctctttttccttctctaccTTCTTTGTCTTTTCCAACCTGCAAGGAAAGGGAGGTAAGTTAGATTTAATAAGGGGTGGAGGAGTGAATGGTACCTTAGGATCCTCGCGAATGCgtccttcctcttcaatttctttttctatttcctCCTCGCTTTTGCTTTTCGCATTCTCCACTTTAGATTCCTCCAATTCCTTGCCACTCCTCAGTGTCATGGCACTCACATTCCTGGGATTTACCTCGGGTTGCGATGGCAATTTCCCATGAGCATGGGATTCCAGGCGATTGATGGCAGTTGCCATTTGGCTTATTCGAACCTCCATATCTTTCATGTCTGCTCTGGTGTCCTGCTGGAACTGAGCCATATTCGCGGTCAATAATCTGGTCTCCTGCTGGAGCTGTCTAGTCTCTTACTGGATCTGAGTGGTAGTCGTGGCTAGACTCTTGACAATATCCTCCAAAGAACTTCCTGAGTTGGAGGATGAAGGTTGAGGCTTTGGTTGCCATGACTGCTGAAACCCTGGTGGACGATTTGAGAGTGAATTTTGCGGCCTATTCCCATAATTGAGATTGGGATGGTCTCTCCAACCGGGGTTGTATGTATTGGAGTACGGATCATACTGCCTGCGgggcgtgggcacgcctccgGCCATATTTACCTGTTCCGCCCCATCCTCTTGCAAAAGAGGGCATGTGTCCGTGCAGTGGTCCATACTTGTGCAGATTCCACGTACTTTCGCTCGCTGCATATTCCCCATGGCTAATTGCCTAACAACCGACGTCAATTCTGACAGTTGCTGCTGTATGGATGAAGTCTCTACCTCGTTGACTCTGCGGGTGGGGTTGCTCTCACGGTAGCCAAATTGCTGTGAATTTTCTGCCATGGCTTCGATAAGCTCCCACGCTTCCTTCGGTGTCTTGTTTGCCAGTGCTCCTCCACTTGCAGCGTCAATAATATTCCTGTCAGTTGACTGGAGCCCTTCGTAGAAGTACTGAATCAACAGCTGTTCACTAATTTGATGCTGCGGGCATCTAGTGCACAATTTGTTGAACTTTTTCTAATAGTCATACAAGAACTCCCCGGGGTACTGCTTGATGCTGCATATTTCCTTTCTCAAAACTCGCAGCCCGAGATGCAGGgaagaatttttctaaaaacttcTTTTTCAACTACGCCCATGTGGTGATACTACCTGCGGGTAGATAGTATAGCCAATCTTTAGCGGCAtccttgagagagaaagggaaggCTTTTAATCTAATCTGCTCCTCAGTGACCCCAGGAGGTTTCATGCTGGAGCAAACCACTTCAAATTCATTGACGTGTTTGTGGGGTTCTTCACTAGAGAGGCCATGGAACGAGGGTAGAAGGTGAATCAATCCTGACTTCAGCTCAAAAGAGGTATTCTCAGCCAGGGTTGGGAATGTAATGCACAAGGGCTGGTGAGTCAACTCCGAGgtagccaactcccttaatgtttggGTGTTGGCCATGCTAAATTCGTCTTCCACTGACTCGTTTGCAGTAAGTAATTGCCCTTCTCTTCGTCTCTTGGTCTCTTGCCTTCGCCTACGTGCTGCCTTCTCAACGTCAGGGTCGTATATCAATTCACCTGTGCGAGAGGAACGGGGCATAAACTAGGaaaaataccaagaaaaataaaaaaaaaaaagaactgaattcaaaaagaaacaaataattcaaacgctactccccggcaacggcgccaaaaattgacaggtgccgaacctgtgcaataatactaaatatacctaactaccacctgaagcagtcaataatcaattctagtactggagtagggactctaggtgtgcaatgggttacttgattcaccctgttctcgaagagtttgcttaatccgatatacttgAATTAATTATTCAACCGGattcactaactagtagacagtggcaagcagggtcgtctcctcagagACTAGCGAGAAATTCGTTTCTTTTCAAATAGAGCTTAATGGGGGGTTTGTGGAATCAATTgccaactaaataaataaagtgcAGAAAGAaagtaattgaaataaataattaaaagaactctagccaagggtacacttcagaaatggttcatgcactgatcatcgatttacagataatttcacatttattgatagattagttatagttgtcatgcacgcaataaacaaccaacctttccttaatttctcgatagttaaggtacgaccgttaactatttctctaacccggAAACAACCCTAgatacgaccgtaggatttaatttctagattgcattattaattagaaaggtccaatcctaactaacaaacacgctacgatggtttatttaagttagatcatatgttcccctgacataaatccaattacgccagttgctactaagatagagataacgaataattacggattcaattatccctatatagcaaaatagcctatatgaataattaattattgcgcactaatcaatcatacacaaggccatagcaattaaaagcaaggaacatata encodes:
- the LOC113740981 gene encoding uncharacterized protein, which codes for MAQFQQDTRADMKDMEVRISQMATAINRLESHAHGKLPSQPEVNPRNVSAMTLRSGKELEESKVENAKSKSEEEIEKEIEEEGRIREDPKVPFTPPPLIKSNLPPFPCRLEKTKKVEKEKEVLDVFRKVEINIPLLDAIKQISKYAKFLKDLCTHKRKLRGDERVAVGENVSSILQKKLPPNCGDLGMFTIPYKIGGTPIRKAMLDLGASINVMPKTIYVSFNLGPLKGTDIIIQLADRTNAYPEGLVEDALVQVNELVFPTNFYVLDMGDERSLNPSPILLGRPFLSTARTKIDVNEGTLSMEFDGEIVNFNIFDAMKYPDEANSVFALSVIEPLIQDTFELDGDDALAVALARHLEMGATLDVEISDELYRAVEALHSLPSLSPRYELTFLFISETQAKLLPSVVQAPELELKPLPKHLKYAFLGDNETLPVIISSHLSPRQEDNLIRLLRDHKEAIGWSIADIKGISPSLCMHRIRLEDDAKPVRQAQQILNLLMMEVVKKDILKLLEVGIIFAISDSP